Proteins encoded by one window of Lathyrus oleraceus cultivar Zhongwan6 chromosome 1, CAAS_Psat_ZW6_1.0, whole genome shotgun sequence:
- the LOC127129137 gene encoding uncharacterized protein LOC127129137, whose amino-acid sequence MTTNTSNNILRSILEKEKLFGTNFLDWYRNMRIVLKHDKGEGKEVVKPKPTIAALKPSGGITKEGTCFHCGKTGHWKRNCPKNMEAKKNGVETSTSGTKKE is encoded by the exons atgacaacaaacacctctaacaacatcttgcgatcaatccttgagaaggaaaaattgtttgggacaaattttttggattggtaccgaaacatgaggattgtcctcaaacatgataaaggggaaggaaaggaagttgtcaaacccaaacccactattgctgctttgaagcctagtggaggcataacaaaagaaggcacctgcttccattgcggtaagaccggacactggaagaggaactgcccaaagaACATGGAAGctaagaagaatggagtagagacttcaacttcag ggactaaaaaggagtag